The Chloroflexota bacterium DNA segment GCGCGATGCGGCAGGCCGGCGTCATCGCGGCGGGCGGCCTCTACGCGCTCAACAACAACATCGAGCGTCTGGCCGACGACCACGCCAACGCAAAGCGGCTCGCGGCCGGCCTCGCGCGGCTCCCCGGCATCGCCATCGACCGCGACGAGGTCACCACCAACATGTTCTTCATCCACCTGAGCGATCCAGCTCCCTCCGCCAAGGAGCTTTCGGCCCGGGTCAAGGAGAAGGGCGTGCTCTGCGGCGCGGCGAAGGACGGCAGCCCGATCATCCGGCTGGTCACGCACTACGGCATCGAGCGGGCCGACATCGACCGGGCCATTGACGCCTTCGCGCAGGCGCTCGGGGCGCAGCCGGCCGTGGCCGGGGTCGCCGTCACAGCGTAGTGACAGCAGGCAGTAAGCAGTAAGCAGTAAGCAGTAAGGAACGGTCGGTGAAAACGTGCAAGCTGCCCATTGTCGTCCTGAGCGCAGCGAAGGACCTCACCCGCTGACGCGGACGCTGACGGTCAGCGGGTGATGCACAAGCCGATAGTCGGCGCGTGACACGAGCGTTGACGGTCAGCGGGTGAGGTCCTTCGCTGCGCTCAGGACGACAATGGGCAGCTTGCACGCTTTCACCCCATCATTATTCCCACGACCCACGACCCACGACCCACGACCCACGAGGAGGGGATCTCGCATGGGGGTCAAGCTCGTCATCCCAGACGACTACAACGATCAGTACAGCTCGTCGCCCGTTGTCACGCAGCTCCGGGGCCGCTGCGACATCACCATCCACACCGGCATGATCCGCTCGGTCGATGATGTGGTCGCCAGGCTGGCAGACGCCGAGATCGTGGTTGCCAACCGGGAGCGCACGCCACTCAGCGCCGAGGTCTTCACCCGCGTGCCGACCCTCAAGCTCATCGCGCAGACGGGCATGCGGGGCGCGCACCTGGACGTGACGGCCGCCACCGTCCACGGCATCCTGATCGCCGGCACCGGCGGCGCGAAGAACGCCCGGTCCAGCCCGTACGCTGCCGCCTCGACGGTCGAGCTGACCATCGGGCTGATGCTCGCCGCCTCACGTCGCATCCCCTACGGTGATGCAGAGGTCCGGGCTGGTCGCTGGTCCCAGTTCGTCGGGCGCGAGCTGGCCGGGCGCACCCTCGGCGTGGTCGGGCTGGGGCGGATCGGCGGCCGGGTCGCCCAGATCGCCAGGGCTATCGGCATGAACGTCGTCGCCTGGAGCCCGAATCTCACCCCCGAGCGCGCTGCCGCCGCCAACGTAACGGCGATGGAACTGGACGCCATGATGAGCGAGGTGGACGTGCTCTCGATCCACCTGCAGCTCTCGCCGATGAGCCGTGGCCTCATCACCCGCGAGCGGCTGGCCATGATGAGGCCGTCCGCTCTGCTCGTCAACACGGCGCGCGGCCCGATCGTAGACGAGACAGCGTTGCTGGAACGGCTCCAGACGGGCCGGCTCTGGGGCGCGGCGCTCGACGTGTTCGGGCAGGAGCCGCTGCCAGCCGATCACCCCCTGTTCTCGCTCCCGAATGTCGTGCTCACCCCCCATGTGGGATGGGTCGCCGAGGACAGCTACATGGCATTCTTTGAGGGCATCGTCGAGAACGTCACCGCGTACCTCGACGGCCAGCCGATCCCCCGGATGGTGAACCCCGAGGTACTCGAGGCGCGCTCATCCGGCTGAGGCGTACCCCGCTGCTTCCCGTATCCCCTTCCCCCACCCACACACGACACGCCCCCCTCAGCCCGCGCTCCGGCGCGGCCAGGGTGAGCACATCCCGGCGCCCCGACATGCCACCGCCTCTCCCGCTGCGTGGGCGAGGCCGGCGGGGGGTGAGGTGCATCCTCATCCTCACGCTGCTCCTACTCGTCGCCTGCACCCAGCCGCCGCCGCAGGTCGTCGTACAGGCCGAGCCGGAGCCGTCGCCGACGGATACTGTTGATACTGTTGTCCCTTCGCCGCCCACGGCCGAGCCGACGCTGACGCCGGCCCCCTCCGCCACGCTCACGGCCACCCCGGCCCCAACCTCCACGACAACGCCGACGCCCACGCCGCAGCCCGAGCGCGTGCGCGTCTCCGGCGAGAACGGCTCAGCCGTCAACATGCGGCGGGAGCCCGGCACCAACGCCCCCGTGGTCAAGTCGCTGCGCGACGGCGCCGAGGTCACGATCGCCGGGGTGGATCGTGACGAGAACGGGCGCATCTGGCGCAACGTCCGCGATGGCGACGATGTCGGCTGGATCGTCTCGACCGCCCTGCGCTCGCAGCCGACGCCCACTATCACGCCGAGCGCCACCGTCACGCCGAGCGCCACGGCCACGACGGCCGCCACCGCTACCCGTGAGCTGACCGGGACGGCAGCCGCCGCGACCCCCTCGCCAACCAGCGGCGGCAGCGCCACGCCGGCCGGCACGCCCGCGCCAGAGCGTATCGAGATCACCGGCACCGGTGGCGGCGGCGCGAACCTCCGCGCCGAGCCGGGCACCAGCGCCCGCATCCTCCAGACCATCCCAGACGGCACCCAGTTGACCATCGTCGGGCCAGACCGTGAGGTCGGCGGGCGCACCTGGCGCAACGTGCGCGGCCAGGGCGGCACGACCGGCTGGGTGGCGGCCGACTCGACCCAGCCGCTGGCCGAGCCGACGCCGGCCATCACCCTCACGC contains these protein-coding regions:
- a CDS encoding D-2-hydroxyacid dehydrogenase family protein, whose translation is MGVKLVIPDDYNDQYSSSPVVTQLRGRCDITIHTGMIRSVDDVVARLADAEIVVANRERTPLSAEVFTRVPTLKLIAQTGMRGAHLDVTAATVHGILIAGTGGAKNARSSPYAAASTVELTIGLMLAASRRIPYGDAEVRAGRWSQFVGRELAGRTLGVVGLGRIGGRVAQIARAIGMNVVAWSPNLTPERAAAANVTAMELDAMMSEVDVLSIHLQLSPMSRGLITRERLAMMRPSALLVNTARGPIVDETALLERLQTGRLWGAALDVFGQEPLPADHPLFSLPNVVLTPHVGWVAEDSYMAFFEGIVENVTAYLDGQPIPRMVNPEVLEARSSG
- a CDS encoding SH3 domain-containing protein produces the protein MRCILILTLLLLVACTQPPPQVVVQAEPEPSPTDTVDTVVPSPPTAEPTLTPAPSATLTATPAPTSTTTPTPTPQPERVRVSGENGSAVNMRREPGTNAPVVKSLRDGAEVTIAGVDRDENGRIWRNVRDGDDVGWIVSTALRSQPTPTITPSATVTPSATATTAATATRELTGTAAAATPSPTSGGSATPAGTPAPERIEITGTGGGGANLRAEPGTSARILQTIPDGTQLTIVGPDREVGGRTWRNVRGQGGTTGWVAADSTQPLAEPTPAITLTPTPTAPPGAQEAAATSATPTISPPPESTASSTPAAASTPTIGTPTASTPTTSSAGAPSPAEDAPAEEPTPEPQRVEVYDTGTTGANLRARPGRSGSVLRSVPDGAVLTIIGEDQVADGIIWRNVQMEDGTKGWLAVETVRPLVIPTPTPRPGAPGIGAPIVDESLPDDELSEEQRAATPCRPGQLKGDFGTGVYYPPDHPEYAGLRQRVRCFDNVSRAQASGYRAADPPAAPSPSPGPE